A section of the Hyalangium minutum genome encodes:
- a CDS encoding CpaF family protein: MSSMYTESLRAFLKPVLPYLDDPAVSEIMINGPADIWIEKKGRLSKTDAVFSEEGLLGAARNMAQFVGRILSDERPRLDARLPDGSRIHVVIPPIARRGTTISIRKFFKDKLTIDALIQYKSMTPQMARLIDAGIHTKLNMLVSGGTGSGKTTLLNIVSSLIPDEERILTIEDSAELQLNQSHLVAFESRPPDKFGKGGVDMGDLLHSALRLRPDRIVVGEVRGGEAFYLVQAMNTGHGGSLATCHANTPTDTLRRIESLCLMSAVELPMVAVRAQVASAINFIVCCERLHDGSRKTIALSEVLPLNEKGDYRTQDIFVFTPVTKDEDGHILGYHAPTGIVPTFVSKARAYGFQDLDESFFDPATYGVPPPPSFQVGSSYEVRWAPSLKHREQGRPDPSEYKKQWQDFEKKLQVDAQHAKDGKPAAPALPPAPAAQVQVPANLPPSMAKPAPTSAAKPPPAPASAQARSPPPPRPAQNALSDEDKTPPPTRNPFARAAEEDDLSAPQEDSTHSGMPPKDEPKVEISEDLLAEAASSRPASAPPRRPLPAPAGVPNRATTGSSPAVRPPAGVPPRRPAPVATARPAPEDEAEDDAGSNSGNSEKTQIRAPPPDRPRR; encoded by the coding sequence ATGTCCTCGATGTACACAGAGTCGCTTCGGGCGTTTCTCAAGCCGGTCCTCCCGTACCTGGATGATCCCGCCGTCTCGGAGATCATGATCAACGGTCCGGCCGACATCTGGATCGAGAAGAAGGGCCGCCTGTCGAAAACAGACGCCGTCTTCTCCGAGGAAGGCCTCCTGGGCGCCGCGCGCAACATGGCGCAGTTCGTCGGCCGCATCCTCAGCGACGAGCGCCCCCGCCTGGACGCGCGTCTGCCCGACGGCAGCCGTATCCACGTCGTGATTCCGCCCATCGCCCGGCGCGGCACCACCATCTCGATCCGCAAGTTCTTCAAGGACAAGCTGACGATCGACGCGCTCATCCAGTACAAGTCGATGACGCCGCAGATGGCGCGCCTCATCGACGCGGGCATCCACACCAAGCTCAACATGCTGGTGTCCGGCGGTACGGGCTCCGGAAAGACGACGCTGCTCAACATCGTCTCCTCGCTCATCCCGGACGAGGAGCGCATCCTCACCATCGAGGACTCGGCGGAGCTCCAGCTCAACCAGTCGCACCTGGTGGCCTTCGAGAGCCGCCCGCCGGACAAGTTCGGCAAGGGCGGCGTGGACATGGGAGACCTGCTGCACTCGGCCCTGCGTCTGCGCCCAGACCGCATCGTCGTGGGCGAGGTGCGCGGCGGCGAGGCCTTCTACCTGGTGCAGGCGATGAACACCGGCCACGGCGGCTCGCTGGCCACCTGTCACGCCAACACGCCCACGGACACGCTGCGCCGCATCGAGTCGCTGTGCCTCATGTCCGCCGTGGAGCTGCCCATGGTCGCCGTGCGCGCCCAGGTGGCCAGCGCCATCAACTTCATCGTCTGCTGCGAGCGTCTCCATGACGGCAGCCGCAAGACGATTGCCCTCTCCGAGGTGCTCCCGCTCAACGAGAAGGGCGACTACCGCACCCAGGACATCTTCGTCTTCACCCCGGTGACCAAGGACGAGGACGGCCACATCCTCGGCTACCACGCGCCCACCGGCATCGTCCCCACCTTCGTCTCCAAGGCCCGCGCGTACGGCTTCCAGGACCTGGACGAGTCCTTCTTCGACCCCGCCACCTATGGCGTGCCGCCTCCGCCCTCGTTCCAGGTGGGCTCTTCGTACGAGGTGCGCTGGGCGCCCTCGCTGAAGCACCGCGAGCAGGGCCGGCCGGATCCCTCCGAGTACAAGAAGCAGTGGCAGGACTTCGAGAAGAAGCTCCAGGTGGACGCGCAGCACGCCAAGGACGGCAAGCCCGCCGCACCCGCCCTGCCGCCCGCACCCGCCGCGCAGGTGCAGGTGCCCGCCAACCTGCCGCCCTCCATGGCCAAGCCGGCTCCCACGTCCGCCGCGAAGCCGCCTCCGGCGCCCGCTTCGGCGCAGGCCCGGTCCCCTCCCCCGCCTCGGCCCGCGCAGAACGCCCTGTCCGACGAGGACAAGACGCCGCCGCCCACCCGCAACCCCTTCGCCCGCGCCGCCGAGGAGGATGACCTCAGCGCGCCGCAGGAGGACTCCACCCACTCGGGCATGCCTCCCAAGGACGAACCCAAGGTGGAGATCTCCGAGGATCTGCTCGCGGAGGCCGCCTCCTCTCGTCCCGCCTCCGCCCCTCCCCGCCGCCCCTTGCCTGCGCCCGCAGGGGTGCCCAACCGGGCGACC
- the chrA gene encoding chromate efflux transporter: protein MNPSEAHGPVSAEPRVPTEPLPRLFWRFLRFGLLAWGGPVAQIAMVRQELVEEEKWVSAAHFNRALALYQVLPGPEAHELCVYFGMLSRGRVGGLLAGLGFMLPGLLLMLLCSWLYVHFGLGSPWVKAAFTMVQAAVAALIVRAVHRIGGHSLTSRPLLAIAGLAAVAQLLGVHFALTLIWAGLTTVLLQAGSRAGALALTAACATGVGLFLAFHAPESAAPLTASAAAPNGAPPSTLSLLVSGLRAGLLTFGGAYTAIPFLQNDAVARGGWMTDAQFLDGLALGGVLPSPLIIFGTFVGYLGGGLAGALAITAGIFAPAFGLTLLAHDPLERMLHHPRARVFLEGVTVGVVGLIGGTALPLLRAAVHDVPTGLVFAVALAVLFRSKARLTPMAVIALAAVAGLGLHALGRM, encoded by the coding sequence TTGAATCCCTCCGAGGCGCACGGCCCCGTGTCGGCCGAGCCCCGCGTCCCCACCGAGCCGCTCCCCCGCCTCTTCTGGCGCTTCCTGCGCTTCGGGCTGCTGGCGTGGGGCGGCCCCGTCGCGCAGATCGCCATGGTCCGCCAGGAGCTGGTGGAGGAAGAGAAGTGGGTCAGCGCCGCCCACTTCAACCGGGCCCTCGCCCTGTACCAGGTGCTCCCCGGCCCCGAGGCCCATGAGCTGTGCGTCTACTTCGGCATGCTCTCCCGAGGCCGCGTGGGCGGGCTGCTGGCCGGCCTGGGCTTCATGCTCCCTGGACTCCTGCTCATGCTCCTGTGCTCGTGGCTCTATGTGCACTTCGGGCTGGGTTCACCCTGGGTGAAGGCCGCCTTCACGATGGTGCAGGCCGCCGTCGCCGCCCTCATCGTCCGCGCCGTCCACCGCATCGGCGGCCACTCGCTCACGTCGCGCCCGTTGCTCGCCATCGCCGGGCTGGCCGCAGTGGCCCAGCTGCTCGGGGTGCACTTCGCCCTCACGCTCATCTGGGCCGGCCTCACCACCGTACTTCTCCAGGCAGGCTCGCGCGCGGGAGCACTGGCCCTCACCGCCGCGTGCGCCACGGGCGTGGGCCTGTTCCTCGCCTTCCATGCCCCCGAGAGCGCCGCGCCGCTCACCGCCTCGGCCGCCGCTCCCAACGGAGCGCCTCCGAGCACGCTCTCCCTGCTCGTCTCCGGCCTGCGCGCCGGCCTGCTGACCTTCGGTGGCGCTTACACCGCCATCCCCTTCCTCCAGAATGACGCGGTGGCTCGGGGCGGGTGGATGACCGATGCGCAGTTCCTCGATGGGCTCGCGCTTGGCGGAGTGCTGCCTTCTCCTTTGATCATCTTCGGCACCTTCGTGGGCTACCTCGGAGGCGGCTTGGCCGGAGCCCTGGCGATCACCGCCGGCATCTTCGCCCCGGCCTTCGGGCTGACGCTGCTCGCCCATGACCCGCTGGAGCGCATGCTCCACCACCCGCGCGCCCGCGTCTTCCTCGAGGGCGTCACTGTGGGCGTCGTGGGCCTCATTGGTGGCACCGCGCTCCCCTTGCTGCGCGCCGCCGTGCATGACGTGCCCACCGGGCTCGTCTTCGCCGTGGCCCTCGCCGTCCTCTTCCGCTCCAAGGCCCGGCTGACCCCCATGGCCGTCATCGCCTTGGCGGCCGTGGCCGGCCTGGGGTTGCACGCGCTCGGGAGGATGTAG
- the ung gene encoding uracil-DNA glycosylase — protein MRENLPADWSEVLRESLESPSFRKLERFVEAERRKAIVYPSEEELFSAFRLTPYAHVRVLLLGQDPYHGPGQAHGLAFSVKPGVPLPPSLVNIFKELQSDLGPPLRTSGSLVPWAEQGVLLLNAVLTVRQGEANSHEGQGWEEFTDAVIRAVNAKPEPVVFLLWGNYARKKRKLIDTQRHEVLESPHPSPLSASGGFFGSRPFSRINEALMLRGQPPIDWHRVG, from the coding sequence ATGCGGGAGAACCTACCGGCGGATTGGAGTGAGGTGTTGAGGGAGTCGCTGGAGTCGCCCTCGTTCCGGAAGCTCGAGCGCTTCGTGGAGGCCGAGCGCCGCAAGGCCATCGTCTATCCCTCGGAGGAGGAGCTCTTCTCCGCGTTCCGGCTGACGCCCTACGCCCATGTCCGGGTACTGCTGCTGGGGCAGGACCCGTACCACGGGCCAGGTCAGGCGCACGGGCTGGCTTTCTCGGTGAAGCCGGGAGTGCCCCTGCCGCCCTCCCTGGTGAACATCTTCAAGGAGCTGCAGAGCGACCTGGGGCCGCCCCTGCGCACGAGCGGCTCGCTGGTACCTTGGGCGGAGCAGGGCGTGCTGCTGCTCAACGCCGTGCTGACCGTGCGCCAGGGCGAGGCCAACAGCCACGAGGGCCAGGGCTGGGAGGAGTTCACGGACGCAGTCATCCGGGCGGTGAACGCGAAGCCGGAGCCGGTGGTGTTCCTGCTCTGGGGGAACTACGCGCGCAAGAAGCGGAAGCTCATCGACACGCAGCGTCATGAAGTCCTCGAGTCTCCGCACCCCTCGCCGCTCTCGGCCTCGGGAGGCTTCTTCGGCAGCCGCCCGTTCAGCCGCATCAATGAGGCGCTCATGCTCCGAGGGCAGCCTCCCATCGACTGGCACCGGGTAGGGTAA
- a CDS encoding DUF3592 domain-containing protein produces MSLIWMLIHFFCAVFAAVGVGLLVAGLRDAWKSSRTQKWPRAQGTVVSTEELQHQRPVPEESGGGTRIHYEARIHYEYSVGRVHIGSTVVRLGPTETSNEKQVQATLARYLPGQTVQVAYNPQDPTESVLETGLHPLDFTRAIIGVIFLVLAVSMEFIARWFAAWL; encoded by the coding sequence GTGTCGCTGATCTGGATGCTGATCCACTTCTTCTGTGCGGTGTTCGCCGCCGTGGGCGTAGGGCTGCTCGTGGCCGGGCTTCGCGATGCCTGGAAGTCCTCCCGCACCCAGAAGTGGCCTCGGGCCCAGGGCACGGTCGTCTCCACCGAGGAGCTCCAGCACCAGCGGCCCGTGCCCGAAGAGTCCGGCGGCGGCACCCGCATCCACTATGAGGCCCGGATCCATTACGAATATTCAGTAGGTCGAGTCCATATCGGCTCGACGGTTGTAAGGCTCGGCCCCACCGAGACCAGCAACGAGAAGCAGGTCCAGGCCACCCTGGCGCGTTACCTGCCCGGGCAGACCGTCCAGGTCGCCTACAACCCCCAGGATCCCACCGAGTCCGTGCTGGAAACCGGCCTCCACCCTCTGGACTTCACCCGGGCCATCATCGGCGTGATCTTCTTGGTGCTGGCCGTTTCGATGGAGTTCATCGCCCGCTGGTTTGCCGCCTGGCTGTAA
- a CDS encoding tetratricopeptide repeat protein, producing MSTPNFEKLLKQGDIEKGRNEAQAALMKDPNDRRALLALAKVAALEGDEPLAESLLQKVAGGTADDEADAQLVRAALHMQKGEFEQAGAIYMKLAEDPPRAEALYGVGYFLTEAGQNELAKKALVKAVEMEPEVGVYHFQLARVLFAMGELKGAFEHLETSLKLNPGHIPSYVVMSVALQAGGELEAAEDILRSGLKAFPDEPHMLEQLSNVLAGKGDINGAAEVAEQLAKAQPNHPSAIGNLARFRMAQGRLGDALSLCHALAERGMATGQSRSVEAMVYEAMNPPDIDGAQAAWRAAAELDPDDWRAPNNLGLLLMRGPEVETIREGRDALEEAHRRDPERPEPRLNLALACVKLGDKARAKELTKDLLSRVATLEPEQREQAERLAKQLA from the coding sequence ATGAGCACTCCCAACTTTGAGAAGCTCCTGAAGCAAGGCGACATCGAGAAGGGTCGCAACGAGGCGCAGGCTGCCCTCATGAAGGACCCCAACGATCGCCGCGCGCTGCTGGCGCTGGCGAAGGTGGCGGCCCTCGAGGGCGATGAGCCGCTGGCCGAGTCGCTCCTGCAGAAGGTGGCGGGCGGCACCGCGGATGACGAAGCGGATGCTCAGCTGGTGCGCGCCGCGCTCCACATGCAGAAGGGCGAGTTCGAGCAGGCCGGCGCCATCTACATGAAGCTCGCGGAGGATCCGCCGCGCGCCGAGGCGCTCTACGGCGTGGGCTACTTCCTCACCGAGGCTGGGCAGAACGAGCTGGCCAAGAAGGCGCTGGTGAAGGCGGTGGAGATGGAGCCGGAGGTGGGCGTGTACCACTTCCAGCTGGCGCGGGTGCTGTTCGCGATGGGCGAGCTGAAGGGCGCCTTCGAGCACCTGGAGACGTCGCTCAAGCTCAACCCGGGGCACATCCCCTCGTACGTGGTGATGTCGGTGGCGCTGCAGGCGGGTGGCGAGCTGGAGGCGGCGGAGGACATCCTGCGCTCGGGCTTGAAGGCGTTCCCGGACGAGCCGCACATGCTGGAGCAGCTGAGCAACGTGCTGGCGGGCAAGGGTGACATCAACGGCGCGGCCGAGGTGGCCGAGCAGCTGGCGAAGGCGCAGCCCAACCACCCGAGTGCGATTGGCAACCTGGCGCGGTTCCGGATGGCGCAGGGACGGCTGGGCGACGCGCTGTCGCTGTGCCACGCGCTGGCCGAGCGCGGGATGGCCACGGGGCAGAGCCGCTCGGTGGAGGCCATGGTGTACGAGGCCATGAATCCTCCGGACATCGATGGGGCGCAGGCGGCGTGGCGCGCGGCGGCGGAGCTGGATCCGGACGACTGGCGGGCGCCGAACAACCTGGGTCTGCTGCTGATGCGTGGGCCGGAGGTGGAGACGATCCGCGAGGGCAGGGATGCGCTGGAGGAAGCGCACCGCCGCGATCCGGAGCGTCCCGAGCCGCGGCTCAACCTGGCCCTGGCGTGCGTGAAGCTGGGCGACAAGGCCCGGGCGAAGGAGCTGACGAAGGACCTGCTGTCGCGCGTCGCGACGCTGGAGCCGGAGCAGCGCGAGCAGGCCGAGCGGCTGGCGAAGCAGCTCGCCTGA
- a CDS encoding TIGR02269 family lipoprotein encodes MNNPSSRWKWLLAAVALAACATTPLGSEGPGCEEAAEVALSEEACADESRLVPLCAGEQCGLYRCREVKEFLVLGRVVLARGAAAVLPNPTAGAQRNWGSAQELPRDTRPVFIIPWRHRPPLLPSQQQMLDEAAKERRKPHEQHHIFPRMFRSWFTQQGIDIDEYVILLEVEKHRSIHRGANGGPWNDAWARFINKRSSDRVPKEEIHKYAGQLIYEFELFGPVMRFRSQLPPLPLGY; translated from the coding sequence ATGAACAACCCCTCCAGTCGATGGAAGTGGCTGCTGGCGGCAGTGGCGCTGGCGGCCTGCGCGACCACGCCGTTGGGGAGCGAGGGCCCGGGCTGCGAAGAGGCAGCCGAGGTCGCTCTCTCCGAGGAGGCGTGCGCGGACGAGAGCCGCCTGGTGCCGCTGTGCGCCGGCGAGCAATGCGGGCTGTACCGGTGCAGGGAGGTGAAGGAGTTCCTGGTGCTGGGGCGCGTGGTGCTGGCGCGCGGGGCGGCTGCGGTGTTGCCCAACCCCACGGCAGGAGCCCAGCGCAACTGGGGGAGCGCGCAGGAGTTGCCGCGGGACACGCGGCCTGTGTTCATCATCCCGTGGAGGCACCGGCCGCCGCTGCTGCCCAGTCAGCAGCAGATGCTGGACGAGGCGGCGAAGGAGCGGAGAAAGCCCCACGAGCAGCACCACATCTTCCCCAGGATGTTCAGGTCCTGGTTTACCCAGCAAGGCATCGATATCGACGAGTACGTCATTCTCCTGGAGGTGGAGAAGCATCGGAGCATCCATCGGGGGGCGAACGGTGGACCGTGGAACGATGCCTGGGCTCGGTTCATCAATAAGCGCAGCAGTGACAGAGTGCCAAAAGAGGAGATCCACAAGTATGCGGGCCAGCTCATCTATGAGTTTGAGCTGTTCGGCCCAGTCATGCGGTTCAGAAGTCAGTTACCGCCGCTGCCTCTGGGATATTGA
- a CDS encoding double-CXXCG motif protein produces the protein MQFYWLKRVENPQCSGGYDFGHQWGLPGVHCPMCNDTWASTGETYPSVDLSQLPAEEQRKYLPRVEENYEEFERLREQVRPLVPPGARLWPGTQFGPLIGRAQGEFGPLVLFYVWEPLMRREPMERLQAEGLKGLKGCRTALRFRKKNPPEFLEMELLLRGRLHPGCLPELTPPCPQCKGGSASWPEEPVLDASTLPQDLDLFRLADFMRVIVTERFVEAVQRLSYAQDLAFQQLPVRGG, from the coding sequence ATGCAGTTCTACTGGCTGAAGAGGGTTGAGAATCCGCAGTGCTCGGGTGGATACGACTTCGGGCATCAATGGGGCCTGCCCGGGGTTCATTGCCCTATGTGCAACGACACCTGGGCATCCACAGGAGAGACCTATCCGTCGGTGGATCTGTCCCAGCTGCCTGCCGAGGAGCAGAGGAAATATCTGCCGCGGGTCGAGGAGAACTATGAGGAATTCGAGCGGTTGCGCGAGCAGGTGCGCCCGCTGGTGCCTCCAGGCGCTCGGCTCTGGCCCGGGACGCAGTTCGGCCCTTTGATTGGCCGAGCCCAGGGGGAGTTTGGCCCGCTGGTGCTGTTCTACGTGTGGGAGCCGTTGATGCGGCGCGAGCCCATGGAGCGCTTGCAGGCGGAGGGCCTGAAGGGCTTGAAGGGGTGCCGTACGGCGCTGCGCTTCCGCAAGAAGAACCCGCCGGAGTTCCTCGAAATGGAGTTGCTGCTTCGGGGCAGACTGCACCCCGGCTGCCTGCCAGAGCTCACTCCTCCTTGTCCTCAATGCAAGGGGGGCAGCGCGAGCTGGCCGGAGGAGCCTGTCCTGGACGCGTCCACGCTGCCGCAAGACCTGGACCTGTTCCGGCTGGCCGACTTCATGAGGGTCATCGTCACCGAGCGCTTCGTGGAGGCGGTGCAGCGCCTGAGCTACGCGCAGGACCTCGCCTTCCAGCAACTGCCAGTGCGCGGCGGTTAG
- a CDS encoding serine/threonine protein kinase, with translation MSKKKPAATAPGAFLFSVDEVSYEHLQELGEGPRGERLLLARVHRQGRVGEQVVLKTVAAEASPKARRRLVEEAQLATRLSHPAIARLYALHEHAGTLYAVTEYVEGDSVDALFNDALLCGRYCSETFVLHVGAEVASALHHAHTLTDARGAPLGIIHRGLHPDRIRIGPRGQVKLLDFGLARSQLSGRQTSSRARVGGRDVYASPEQILRRSMDGRSDLFALGLILLELLTGQHLLWREEEVDLRQLGKDLALLPPEALGAVEGFVQELGVRQHVLAGQELDQLLQRVRSLNFDEVERAAREVPEPTRFILHKLLRPEPSERYASAAELEQALRQRLRALGHRGASDVAEEVFQLKAEAAGLAREWLMPLAAASDSDAGVDPDQVSTQP, from the coding sequence ATGTCCAAGAAGAAGCCCGCCGCGACAGCCCCTGGAGCGTTCCTCTTCAGCGTGGATGAAGTGAGCTATGAGCACCTCCAGGAGCTGGGCGAGGGCCCCCGGGGCGAGCGGCTGCTGCTGGCGCGGGTCCACCGCCAGGGCCGGGTGGGCGAGCAGGTGGTGCTCAAGACCGTTGCCGCGGAGGCTTCACCCAAGGCGCGCCGGAGGCTGGTGGAGGAGGCGCAGCTGGCCACCCGGCTCTCGCACCCGGCCATCGCCCGCCTGTACGCGCTGCACGAGCACGCGGGCACCCTCTACGCCGTCACGGAGTACGTCGAGGGAGACTCCGTGGACGCGCTCTTCAACGACGCGTTGCTGTGCGGACGCTACTGCTCCGAGACGTTCGTGCTCCACGTGGGCGCCGAGGTGGCCAGCGCCCTGCACCACGCCCATACGCTCACGGATGCGCGGGGAGCACCACTGGGCATCATCCACCGAGGCCTCCACCCCGACCGCATCCGCATCGGCCCGCGGGGGCAGGTGAAGTTGCTGGACTTCGGGCTGGCGCGCTCCCAGCTCAGCGGCCGGCAGACGTCCTCGCGGGCCCGCGTGGGCGGGCGCGATGTCTATGCCTCGCCCGAGCAGATCCTCCGCCGGTCCATGGATGGGCGCTCGGACCTCTTCGCGCTGGGACTGATCCTGTTGGAGCTGCTGACGGGCCAGCACCTGCTCTGGCGGGAGGAGGAGGTGGACCTGCGGCAGCTGGGCAAGGATCTGGCCCTGCTGCCTCCAGAAGCACTGGGGGCGGTGGAGGGGTTCGTTCAGGAGCTGGGGGTACGCCAGCACGTCCTGGCAGGCCAGGAGCTGGATCAGCTCCTCCAGCGCGTCCGCTCCCTGAACTTCGACGAGGTGGAGCGGGCCGCCCGCGAGGTTCCCGAGCCCACGCGCTTCATCCTCCACAAGCTGCTCCGGCCGGAGCCCTCGGAGCGCTACGCGAGCGCCGCGGAGCTGGAGCAAGCGCTGCGCCAGCGCCTGCGTGCCCTCGGCCATCGAGGGGCCTCGGACGTGGCGGAAGAGGTGTTCCAGCTCAAGGCCGAGGCCGCCGGTCTGGCTCGGGAGTGGCTCATGCCGCTGGCGGCAGCGTCGGACTCTGACGCTGGAGTTGATCCCGATCAGGTTTCCACACAGCCCTGA
- a CDS encoding serine/threonine protein kinase, with the protein MKGSPPHLIHPGFLSPGAMVDSFRLEQRLSSGGFGVVYLATRQGRSYALKFALRRAASAPHDRKRTDDRMKRELACLLRLQHRHIVRVLAHGRWPDLEDGYFYLVMEFVQGDTLRVWALRHRPTLRQALRLFIALADALGTAHQQGIFHRDLKPANILVRPNGEPVIVDWGAGDYAHSTPLTQEHLPPGTPVYRSPESLHFARLHAEDPEARYEFQPADDLYALGVTFYELLTGQSPFFSAAERQRLDAEIELRIPTPPHELHPFLPVTLSQAVMRLLSKDPRQRHATAEALERDLGSLDDGSAAWEALLPAPAGSEEPDVSAEAGPPQLARLPRRLAWGAVLAGGLGGLALAASSLSSWMRPVAPMSPPPSEASKASLAPGSSPVTEPPSPSTSALPPPATRKDDPPMKKRQTLSPDAKRAPAPGSPEWCLLVPAAVAAMNTACATMQATPPPGDCPPKIVAAMIERQWFPYAEAPDTGSPFLVFLDASRPNTEDVVALRSGEVVSRVYKSQLEDLPKGTLLHGRLWIPVQGNAWARWTEAELPDGRKLPVCFISMPIERWKNDREGSDDGPFLRNLLQSRPAKRWEQQFKYYDL; encoded by the coding sequence ATGAAGGGGTCCCCTCCCCACCTCATCCACCCGGGCTTCTTGAGCCCCGGGGCCATGGTGGACAGCTTCCGCCTCGAGCAGCGGCTGTCCAGCGGGGGCTTTGGTGTCGTCTATCTCGCGACGCGCCAGGGCCGGAGCTACGCGCTGAAGTTCGCCCTGCGCCGGGCGGCCAGCGCACCTCATGACAGGAAGCGTACCGACGACCGGATGAAGCGGGAGCTGGCGTGTCTGCTCCGGCTCCAGCACCGCCATATCGTCAGGGTCCTGGCCCATGGGCGCTGGCCAGATCTGGAGGATGGGTACTTCTACCTCGTCATGGAGTTCGTGCAGGGGGACACCTTGCGCGTGTGGGCCCTGCGCCACCGCCCCACCCTGCGTCAGGCGCTGCGGCTCTTCATCGCGCTCGCGGATGCGCTCGGCACTGCGCACCAGCAGGGCATCTTCCACCGCGACCTCAAGCCCGCCAATATCCTCGTGCGCCCCAATGGAGAGCCCGTCATCGTGGATTGGGGCGCGGGGGACTATGCGCACTCCACGCCGCTCACCCAGGAGCACCTTCCGCCAGGCACGCCTGTCTATCGCAGCCCGGAGTCCCTGCACTTCGCCCGGCTGCACGCGGAGGACCCTGAAGCCCGGTACGAGTTCCAACCGGCGGACGACCTCTATGCGCTGGGCGTCACCTTCTACGAGTTGCTGACCGGCCAGAGCCCCTTCTTCTCCGCCGCCGAGCGCCAGCGCCTCGATGCAGAGATCGAGCTGCGCATCCCCACACCACCGCATGAGCTCCACCCCTTCCTGCCCGTGACATTGAGCCAGGCGGTGATGCGGCTGTTGTCCAAGGATCCCCGCCAGCGGCACGCCACCGCCGAGGCGCTGGAGCGCGATCTGGGCAGCCTGGACGACGGGAGCGCCGCATGGGAGGCGCTGTTGCCAGCACCGGCCGGGAGCGAAGAGCCAGACGTGTCCGCGGAAGCAGGCCCGCCTCAGCTTGCACGCCTCCCCCGAAGGCTCGCGTGGGGCGCGGTCCTGGCGGGGGGCCTCGGAGGCCTGGCGCTGGCCGCCAGTTCCCTCTCCTCCTGGATGCGACCCGTGGCGCCAATGTCCCCTCCGCCTTCCGAAGCTTCCAAAGCCTCCCTGGCCCCTGGCTCGTCACCCGTCACTGAGCCACCTTCCCCCTCCACCAGCGCCCTGCCCCCACCTGCCACGCGCAAGGACGATCCTCCCATGAAGAAGCGCCAGACCCTCTCTCCCGACGCGAAGCGCGCTCCTGCCCCCGGCTCCCCCGAGTGGTGCCTGCTGGTCCCCGCTGCCGTGGCGGCCATGAACACAGCGTGCGCCACCATGCAGGCCACACCTCCCCCAGGAGACTGTCCGCCCAAGATTGTCGCCGCCATGATTGAGCGGCAGTGGTTCCCCTATGCCGAAGCCCCGGATACGGGATCCCCGTTCCTCGTCTTTCTCGACGCCTCACGGCCTAACACAGAAGATGTGGTGGCCCTCCGCAGCGGGGAGGTGGTCAGCCGTGTGTATAAGAGCCAGCTCGAAGACCTCCCCAAAGGAACGCTCCTCCACGGTCGGCTCTGGATTCCAGTCCAAGGGAACGCGTGGGCCCGTTGGACCGAGGCGGAGCTTCCGGATGGCCGCAAGCTGCCGGTCTGCTTCATCTCCATGCCCATTGAGCGGTGGAAGAACGATCGTGAGGGCTCCGATGACGGTCCCTTCCTCCGTAACCTCCTCCAGAGCCGTCCGGCCAAACGGTGGGAGCAGCAATTCAAGTACTATGATTTGTAA
- a CDS encoding DUF2381 family protein — protein MLAVLLAAHSAAAQPAPPRALRQRDVTVAGSGAPVPEVHLAPDLRTLLSFDADIDKDSVVLDATRVQLVDAGARSLVLQLRVKLDAHERLWLSVRFRDDSTPQEALLALVSRPSEVDLQVNISRHIQTLAACQAELAQAQAQAGAGTLADLVVSGVLDEHGLSTSPLTITEVQDANRSSLKVSGWVHAGPGWFVLALRIPQPPSGQPWEFQEASLTAPATTPNQLTVRGVRAKRMLPRPEALVVVDVLSPEPPARGEYILSLKVPSQEQPAMTLTFMFPRLSGDDRASPAEPAP, from the coding sequence ATGCTCGCCGTTCTCTTGGCCGCCCACAGCGCCGCAGCCCAACCTGCGCCCCCTCGCGCCCTGCGACAGCGCGATGTCACCGTGGCGGGCTCAGGTGCTCCCGTCCCCGAAGTCCACCTGGCACCAGACCTGCGCACCCTGCTGAGCTTCGATGCCGACATCGACAAGGACTCGGTCGTCCTGGATGCCACGCGCGTGCAACTGGTGGATGCCGGCGCGCGCTCTCTCGTCCTTCAGCTTCGGGTGAAGCTCGACGCCCATGAACGGCTGTGGCTCAGCGTCCGCTTCCGGGACGACAGCACGCCGCAGGAGGCCCTGCTCGCGCTCGTGTCGCGGCCCTCCGAGGTGGACCTCCAAGTGAACATCTCCCGGCACATCCAGACGCTCGCCGCGTGCCAGGCGGAGCTCGCCCAGGCCCAGGCTCAGGCAGGGGCGGGCACCCTGGCGGACCTTGTCGTCTCGGGTGTGCTCGATGAGCACGGCCTCTCCACCAGCCCACTCACTATCACGGAGGTCCAGGACGCGAATCGCTCCAGTCTCAAGGTCAGCGGGTGGGTGCACGCGGGGCCTGGGTGGTTCGTGCTTGCCCTGCGCATTCCCCAGCCGCCCAGCGGGCAGCCCTGGGAATTTCAAGAGGCCTCGCTCACGGCCCCAGCAACCACCCCAAACCAGCTCACGGTGCGCGGGGTGCGCGCGAAGCGCATGCTGCCCCGGCCCGAGGCCCTGGTCGTGGTCGACGTCCTGAGCCCTGAACCGCCAGCCCGAGGCGAATATATTCTGTCTCTGAAGGTGCCCTCCCAAGAGCAGCCCGCCATGACCCTGACTTTCATGTTTCCCCGCCTCTCGGGCGACGATCGCGCGAGCCCCGCTGAGCCCGCGCCATGA